A window from Athalia rosae chromosome 5, iyAthRosa1.1, whole genome shotgun sequence encodes these proteins:
- the LOC105684036 gene encoding protein SET isoform X1, whose protein sequence is MSSPNKKTKKLEDPGSGDGDARDYDLETQKALEEIDGCQNQIDGLNEKASDEILEVEKKYNKLRKPYFQKRNEIIKRIPNFWVTAFVNHPQIAPILEEEEEDALRYLNKLEVEEFEDIKSGYRINFYFDENPYFENDVLTKEFHLGSSGDPASQSTLIRWKEGGDLTKRAKDKGSLKGRKRPLVGHRTFFDWFTDHGDPSSDDIAELIKDDMWPNPLQYYLVPDIDIENGIEGDGEEVDSDEDEDEDGEDGEDGGEGEEGDDSIVVVEDDADEEDEEEEADGEGEGANEEGDMMAEDDAEQEDGKEPE, encoded by the exons ATGTCTTCGCCTaacaagaagacgaagaagttGGAGGATCCAGGATCGGGGGACGGAGACGCTCGTGATTACGATTTAGAGACGCAAAAGGCCCTCGAGGAGATCGACGGATGCCAGAATCAAATCGATGGACTAAACGAGAAGGCCAGCGACGAAATACTAGAAGTTGAGAAGAAGTACAACAAGCTGCGAAAGCCCTACTTCCAAAAGCGAAACGAGATCATAAAGAGGATACCAAACTTCTGGGTCACCGCT TTTGTAAATCACCCCCAAATAGCACCAATTCttgaagaggaggaagaggacgCGTTGCGGTATTTGAACAAATTGGAAGTCGAGGAATTCGAGGATATAAAGTCGGGCtatagaattaatttttactttgACGAAAATCCGTATTTCGAGAACGACGTACTCACCAAGGAATTTCACCTCGGCTCTTCTG GAGATCCAGCGTCGCAAAGTACGCTTATACGCTGGAAAGAGGGGGGCGACTTGACCAAAAGAGCAAAAGATAAGGGTTCCCTCAAGGGGAGGAAGAGGCCGCTCGTAGGTCACAGAACATTCTTCGACTGGTTCACGGATCACGGTGATCCAAGCTCTGACGATATAGCAGAGTTAATCAAGGACGACATGTGGCCCAATCCTTTGCAG TATTATCTGGTTCCGGATATTGACATTGAAAATGGGATCGAGGGCGACGGCGAAGAAGTCGACagcgacgaggacgaggacgaggacggcGAAGACGGAGAGGACGGCGGCGAGGGAGAGGAGGGCGACGACAGTATAGTCGTAGTGGAGGATGACGCCGACGAGGAagacgaggaggaagaagcGGACGGCGAGGGGGAAGGCGCGAACGAAGAGGGTGACATGATGGCGGAAGATGACGCGGAACAGGAAG ACGGGAAGGAGCCGGAATAA
- the LOC105684036 gene encoding protein SET isoform X2, with amino-acid sequence MSSPNKKTKKLEDPGSGDGDARDYDLETQKALEEIDGCQNQIDGLNEKASDEILEVEKKYNKLRKPYFQKRNEIIKRIPNFWVTAFVNHPQIAPILEEEEEDALRYLNKLEVEEFEDIKSGYRINFYFDENPYFENDVLTKEFHLGSSASQSTLIRWKEGGDLTKRAKDKGSLKGRKRPLVGHRTFFDWFTDHGDPSSDDIAELIKDDMWPNPLQYYLVPDIDIENGIEGDGEEVDSDEDEDEDGEDGEDGGEGEEGDDSIVVVEDDADEEDEEEEADGEGEGANEEGDMMAEDDAEQEDGKEPE; translated from the exons ATGTCTTCGCCTaacaagaagacgaagaagttGGAGGATCCAGGATCGGGGGACGGAGACGCTCGTGATTACGATTTAGAGACGCAAAAGGCCCTCGAGGAGATCGACGGATGCCAGAATCAAATCGATGGACTAAACGAGAAGGCCAGCGACGAAATACTAGAAGTTGAGAAGAAGTACAACAAGCTGCGAAAGCCCTACTTCCAAAAGCGAAACGAGATCATAAAGAGGATACCAAACTTCTGGGTCACCGCT TTTGTAAATCACCCCCAAATAGCACCAATTCttgaagaggaggaagaggacgCGTTGCGGTATTTGAACAAATTGGAAGTCGAGGAATTCGAGGATATAAAGTCGGGCtatagaattaatttttactttgACGAAAATCCGTATTTCGAGAACGACGTACTCACCAAGGAATTTCACCTCGGCTCTTCTG CGTCGCAAAGTACGCTTATACGCTGGAAAGAGGGGGGCGACTTGACCAAAAGAGCAAAAGATAAGGGTTCCCTCAAGGGGAGGAAGAGGCCGCTCGTAGGTCACAGAACATTCTTCGACTGGTTCACGGATCACGGTGATCCAAGCTCTGACGATATAGCAGAGTTAATCAAGGACGACATGTGGCCCAATCCTTTGCAG TATTATCTGGTTCCGGATATTGACATTGAAAATGGGATCGAGGGCGACGGCGAAGAAGTCGACagcgacgaggacgaggacgaggacggcGAAGACGGAGAGGACGGCGGCGAGGGAGAGGAGGGCGACGACAGTATAGTCGTAGTGGAGGATGACGCCGACGAGGAagacgaggaggaagaagcGGACGGCGAGGGGGAAGGCGCGAACGAAGAGGGTGACATGATGGCGGAAGATGACGCGGAACAGGAAG ACGGGAAGGAGCCGGAATAA